The Gemella massiliensis DNA segment ATAATAGAATTACATAGAAGCTAGCTTCTATGTAAACCGTATGAAGCCCCCGACGTAAATTACATTATTTGATTAGATTTGCCAGCTTTAATTCCTTAGAGAACATTTCAGATTTCTAAAACTTATTTGTCAAGGATTTGAAAAAGGCGTAGCCCTTGTCCTTGACAAATAAGTTGTGAAATCTATTATCTAACAAGGAATTAAAGCCGGCATATTTTTATAGACTCTTTCCGTAACTCTTTTCTTTTTTCAACAGGAGAAAGCCAATTTAAAGTCTGCATAGGAAGACGGTTAGAGCGATATAGATACTTTTTCATCTGAGATATAAGATCATCATACGAAAAGAAAGATAAACGCCTGTAAAAACGTTCATTATCATTTCTATGACTACGTTCAACCTTACCGTTATGTCTAGGAGTTCTAGGTCTAATAAGTTGATGTTTAATGCCAAGATTATTACACAATACATCAAAAGGGTGTATTCGTTTAGTATCTTTAAAATGTGTAAATTCAAAACCATTATCAGTTTGAATTATCTTGGGTTTATACCCAAAATAATCAATAGCCATTTTAACAAATTGAACAGTAGAGTATGATGATTGTTCTTTAAAAGGGAAAATAAATCTTTCCCTAGTAGCTTCATCAATGATAGTATATTGATAAAATTTATCAGGAATTTCTCCTACATAACAACGTTTAGGAACATATTTCACATCAAGTTGCCATTTTTTACCAATTTCAGTAGGTGTATTATAGGGTTTAGGTTTATAAGGAATTACTTTTTTCTTAGTATCTTTATAAAAACCTAATTTTCTAAGCACTCTAAATAAAGAACAAGGATGTCTTTTATAACCTTTGTTGAATTTAAGTTTAGCATATAATTCAATCATAGAAATATTAGGATTACGTTTAATAAGATTTTTAATCCAAGACAATTCTTCAACTGTATGGGCGTTAGGGTGAATGGAATGAGGTCTATGAGACTTATCTATAAGAGACTCTTTAGTACCGTCATATTTTTTATTCCAACGCAAAAGAGAGGCTTTTGATATTTTATAGCGCCTACAAACAAAACGAATAGAGTTACCATTTCTATAAGTTTTAACTGCAGCTATTCTTGTTTGTAAAGTATGAGGTATATATCGTT contains these protein-coding regions:
- a CDS encoding DDE-type integrase/transposase/recombinase — translated: MKTIITENIEKTQRYIPHTLQTRIAAVKTYRNGNSIRFVCRRYKISKASLLRWNKKYDGTKESLIDKSHRPHSIHPNAHTVEELSWIKNLIKRNPNISMIELYAKLKFNKGYKRHPCSLFRVLRKLGFYKDTKKKVIPYKPKPYNTPTEIGKKWQLDVKYVPKRCYVGEIPDKFYQYTIIDEATRERFIFPFKEQSSYSTVQFVKMAIDYFGYKPKIIQTDNGFEFTHFKDTKRIHPFDVLCNNLGIKHQLIRPRTPRHNGKVERSHRNDNERFYRRLSFFSYDDLISQMKKYLYRSNRLPMQTLNWLSPVEKRKELRKESIKICRL